A genomic segment from Triticum dicoccoides isolate Atlit2015 ecotype Zavitan chromosome 1A, WEW_v2.0, whole genome shotgun sequence encodes:
- the LOC119357767 gene encoding uncharacterized protein LOC119357767, which translates to MGGDYVVISVLLCFLCITFHLTFVESVDVDVNLQTNEKNTTLLRRKPFHFPWRADITNEGSGIVSHYAMWHTEPGQFYGLRADMSIWASPNQGTSQESGASLQIYCQDGGNYNLIQVGFHISPSLYHNRDIRFFTYWTKDLKSKGCYNLQCLGFVSASRANLVPGQAMAPPSIYGKEDHYVRLSLNKDTNSGDWVVYRHDLQKPSFLGHFPNKLCPGTRRIQALTGFVNYLKNAHGPPMGSSHFPDYDDKRSAYFKHIQNYNPNGHSSDLFGIPMIKLVDRPDCYGANNLFLEYKKGYMFNYGGPGGCVG; encoded by the exons ATGGGAGGTGATTATGTGGTCATATCGGTCTTACTATGCTTTTTGTGTATAACTTTCCACCTCACCTTTGTTGAATCGGTAGACGTAGATGTCAATCTCCAGACGAATGAGAAG AACACCACTCTTTTAAGACGTAAACCTTTCCATTTTCCTTGGAGAGCTGATATCACGAATGAAGGAAGCGGCATTGTTTCTCAT TATGCAATGTGGCACACAGAGCCAGGACAATTCTACGGCCTTCGAGCTGACATGAGTATATGGGCTTCACCAAATCAAGGAACTTCTCAAGAATCTGGAGCATCCTTACAGATCTATTGTCAAGATGGAGGAAACTACAACTTAATTCAAGTTGGATTTCAT ATTTCCCCCTCTTTATACCATAACAGAGATATTCGCTTCTTTACATATTGGACC AAGGACTTGAAATCGAAGGGGTGCTACAACTTGCAGTGCCTAGGATTTGTTTCTGCAAGTCGAGCTAATCTAGTGCCTGGACAAGCCATGGCTCCTCCATCAATTTATGGCAAAGAAGACCACTACGTTAGGCTTAGCCTCAACAAG GATACAAATTCCGGAGATTGGGTGGTGTACCGTCACGATTTACAAAAACCATCATTCTTGGGACATTTTCCAAATAAGCTTTGCCCGGGAACTCGACGTATACAAGCCTTGACTGGATTCGTGAATTACTTGAAGAACGCACATGGTCCTCCCATGGGTAGCAGCCACTTCCCTGATTATGACGATAAGAGATCCGCGTACTTCAAGCACATTCAGAACTACAATCCAAATGGTCATTCTTCCGACCTCTTTGGCATTCCCATGATCAAGTTAGTTGATAGGCCAGATTGTTATGGAGCAAATAATTTATTTCTCGAATACAAGAAGGGTTATATGTTCAACTATGGTGGGCCAGGTGGTTGTGTTGGTTGA